The following coding sequences lie in one Maylandia zebra isolate NMK-2024a linkage group LG14, Mzebra_GT3a, whole genome shotgun sequence genomic window:
- the mfsd1 gene encoding lysosomal dipeptide transporter MFSD1 isoform X2 yields the protein MADLEERQRLLGDEDRGSGPGRPMLAICDPSRLLHRLVVLFFMCFLGFGSYFCYDNPAALQSQVIQDLHLTTADFMQLYAWYSWPNVVLCFFGGFLLDRVFGVRLGTIIFSLFVCAGQVVFAAGAWTNQFWLMEAGRFIFGIGGESLAVAQNTYAVNWFKGKELNLVFGLQLSMARVGSTVNMNIMGWIYNRVTDAVGSPGHAVLGASLLIAAITCVFSLVCALVLGFLDKRAERILNKEQEGTAEVIKITDVKHFPAALWLIFIVCVGYYVAVFPFIGLGQVFFIEKFSFSPAQARAVNSIVYIISAPASPVLGFMVDKTGRNVYWVLLAVAATLAAHMMLAFTFWNPWIAMSLLGVSYSLLACALWPMVAFVVPEHQLGTAYGFMQSIQNLGLAIISIAAGAILDSKGYLVLEVFFCACICVGLIAAVLLYFVDYIKGGDLNLSAAARAKLSKEASSDAE from the exons ATGGCGGATTTGGAAGAGCGGCAGAGATTGTTGGGAGACGAGGACAGGGGCAGTGGACCCGGCAGGCCCATGCTCGCCATCTGCGACCCCAGCCGCTTACTGCACCGACtggttgtccttttttttatgtgcttccTGGGATTCG GAAGCTACTTCTGTTACGATAATCCCGCTGCACTCCAAAGTCAAGTCATCCAG GATTTGCATCTGACGACTGCAGACTTCATGCAGTTGTACGCCTGGTACTCCTGGCCTAATGTAGTCCTCTGCTTCTTTGGGGGATTTCTGCTTGATCGGGTCTTTGGTGTCAG GCTGGGAACCATcatcttttccctttttgtctGTGCTGGACAG GTGGTCTTTGCTGCTGGAGCATGGACAAATCAATTTTGGCTAATGGAAGCTGGACGATTTATATTTGG TATTGGAGGAGAGTCTTTGGCAGTAGCCCAAAACACATATGCAGTGAACTGGTTCAAAGGCAAGGAGCTCAATCTAGTATTTGGCCTTCAGCTGAGCATGGCTCGCGTG GGCAGCACGGTGAACATGAACATAATGGGCTGGATTTATAACAGAGTTACAGATGCTGTTGGCTCGCCTGGACACGCCGTGCTGGGTGCATCACTCTTGATAG CTGCCATAACGTGCGTGTTTTCCCTAGTCTGTGCCTTGGTTTTGGGATTCCTTGACAAAAGAGCCGAGAGGATCCTCAACAAGGAACAAGAAGGAACAG CCGAAGTGATCAAGATCACGGATGTGAAGCATTTCCCTGCAGCCCTGTGGCTTATCTTCATCGTTTGTGTAGGCTACTACGTGGCAGTTTTCCCCTTTATTGGACTGGGACA GGTGTTCTTCATTGAAAAATTCAGCTTCTCCCCAGCTCAAGCCAGAGCTGTCAACAG TATTGTGTACATCATATCAGCCCCTGCATCTCCAGTTTTGGGCTTCATGGTTGATAAGACTGGGAGGAACGTGTATTGGGTATTGCTTGCAGTGGCAGCAACACTTGCCGCTCACATGATGCTGGCCTTCACTTTCTGGAACCCATGGATCGCAATG TCCCTGCTTGGCGTGTCATACTCCTTATTGGCCTGTGCACTTTGGCCCATGGTGGCTTTTGTCGTGCCTGAACATCAACTCGGGACAGCCTATGGCtt TATGCAGTCCATTCAGAACCTGGGACTCGCTATCATTTCCATAGCGGCAGGGGCGATCCTCGACAGCAAAGGGTACCTGGTTCTGGAAGTGTTTTTTTGCGCCTGCATTTGTG TTGGACTGATAGCCGCAGTGTTGCTGTACTTTGTGGATTACATTAAAG GAGGAGATTTGAACCTGTCAGCCGCAGCCAGAGCCAAACTCAGTAAAGAAGCCAGTTCAGATGCAGA